The Gallus gallus isolate bGalGal1 chromosome 3, bGalGal1.mat.broiler.GRCg7b, whole genome shotgun sequence genome window below encodes:
- the MORN2 gene encoding MORN repeat-containing protein 2: MEDAVVFKVSFTFPNKEKYEGECKKTPEGLLQRNGLGVHTSANGMTYIGSWLNDKMNGTGRLEHPSGAVYEGEFKDNMYHGAGTYTFPNGAKYIGPFNENKMEGEGDFVDENGVVWTGTFNGTKAAGLKHKLKM; encoded by the exons ATGGAAG ATGCTGTCGTTTTTAAAGTATCTTTCACGtttccaaacaaagaaaagtatG AAGGGGAGTGCAAAAAGACACCTGAGGGTTTGTTGCAAAGGAATGGGCTTGGAGTTCATACCAGTGCCAACGGAATGACGTACATTGGTAGCTGGTTAAATGACAAG ATGAATGGTACTGGAAGGCTAGAACATCCTTCTGGGGCTGTTTATGAAGGCGAGTTCAAAGACAACATGTATCACGGGGCAGGAACCTACACATTTCCAAATGGAGCAAAGTACATCGGACCATTCAATGAAAACAA GATGGAAGGTGAAGGAGACTTCGTAGATGAAAATGGAGTGGTGTGGACCGGCACATTCAATGGCACAAAAGCAGCAGGACTGAAGCATAAGCTAAAAATGTAG
- the MORN2 gene encoding MORN repeat-containing protein 2 isoform X1, producing the protein MLSFLKYLSRFQTKKSMFLFLEGECKKTPEGLLQRNGLGVHTSANGMTYIGSWLNDKMNGTGRLEHPSGAVYEGEFKDNMYHGAGTYTFPNGAKYIGPFNENKMEGEGDFVDENGVVWTGTFNGTKAAGLKHKLKM; encoded by the exons ATGCTGTCGTTTTTAAAGTATCTTTCACGtttccaaacaaagaaaagtatG TTTCTCTTCCTAGAAGGGGAGTGCAAAAAGACACCTGAGGGTTTGTTGCAAAGGAATGGGCTTGGAGTTCATACCAGTGCCAACGGAATGACGTACATTGGTAGCTGGTTAAATGACAAG ATGAATGGTACTGGAAGGCTAGAACATCCTTCTGGGGCTGTTTATGAAGGCGAGTTCAAAGACAACATGTATCACGGGGCAGGAACCTACACATTTCCAAATGGAGCAAAGTACATCGGACCATTCAATGAAAACAA GATGGAAGGTGAAGGAGACTTCGTAGATGAAAATGGAGTGGTGTGGACCGGCACATTCAATGGCACAAAAGCAGCAGGACTGAAGCATAAGCTAAAAATGTAG
- the MORN2 gene encoding MORN repeat-containing protein 2 isoform X2, whose protein sequence is MTAAELTEGECKKTPEGLLQRNGLGVHTSANGMTYIGSWLNDKMNGTGRLEHPSGAVYEGEFKDNMYHGAGTYTFPNGAKYIGPFNENKMEGEGDFVDENGVVWTGTFNGTKAAGLKHKLKM, encoded by the exons AtgactgctgctgagctgaCAG AAGGGGAGTGCAAAAAGACACCTGAGGGTTTGTTGCAAAGGAATGGGCTTGGAGTTCATACCAGTGCCAACGGAATGACGTACATTGGTAGCTGGTTAAATGACAAG ATGAATGGTACTGGAAGGCTAGAACATCCTTCTGGGGCTGTTTATGAAGGCGAGTTCAAAGACAACATGTATCACGGGGCAGGAACCTACACATTTCCAAATGGAGCAAAGTACATCGGACCATTCAATGAAAACAA GATGGAAGGTGAAGGAGACTTCGTAGATGAAAATGGAGTGGTGTGGACCGGCACATTCAATGGCACAAAAGCAGCAGGACTGAAGCATAAGCTAAAAATGTAG